Part of the Quercus robur chromosome 5, dhQueRobu3.1, whole genome shotgun sequence genome, aattacatgtgatttattgtgaaaatgttgtaaaaatattgtggacattacttttttttactctttcagaTATTTtggaaccactttttttttttttttttttaattttcggcATGGCCATGGCgacaattaccaaaaaataaaaaaaaatctttttctcccctatttcggcaattgCATTACCgtaattgcctttttttttttccgggcACTCCACACACGAGCACATAGGAGAGAGGGTTGGGCAGCAGAACTGGGCAGACGAATTTCGGTAACcacgttgccgaaattcaacattttctctttcctccttctgcatcttctctctcatacttttggctgaatttcggcaatggtgataccgaaattcagtctctctcctcaaaatccCAAATAAGTTTCAATAGTacctataacgcaaattaatttcagtttttgcaatattaacccaaaagactcccTAAATGAAGGGATCCCAATCGGCCCAATAAGAAATAACTTCTTCCAAGCGAAGTTACTTCTAAAGTAATATCATTTCCATTATATTAAACCCCCACACATACTTTCTCCTTAGTAAAGAGAAAGACTAAGAGGCTGATCATTGACTCAGAATTTGTAATATGGCACAAGAATCAGCTTCTTTCGATCTTGTACAGGTAGATGATTCCTACTTCTCACTAGTGTTTGATGAAAAAGAAGATCCGATTTTGCCTGTATCTGATGAGAAGTATGCAGAAGAGTTGCAGTTCCAAGAGGCCCTTATGGGCTCTGTGATCACTTCCAAATTGGCCAACAATGGAGCCTTAACCTTATTGCCATCAATGTCAACGCCAACGCCAACAATACAAGCAATTTTTCCAACCCCAGAACCAGAGCTAGCAAAAGAAGCTGGGGAATCATCACATAGCTTCTGTGAGATTTGTGTGGAAAGGAAAGATAGTGACCAGATGTTCAAAACTGAGAGCTGTGTTCACTCATTTTGCTCTGATTGCATTGGCAAACACGTTGCCACAAAGATCCAAGAGAGCATAACCACTGTTACTTGCCCTGGATTGGACTGCAAGGGTGTCATAGAACTCGATGCTTGCAGGGCAGTGCTTCCGAAAGACGTGTTGGACAAGTGGGACGAGGTGCTATGTGAAGCGCTGTTTGGTTCCCAGAGGTTTTACTGTCCTTTCAAGGATTGTTCAGCAATGTTGCTGAATGATAATGAAGAAGGAGAAGCGATTAGGGAGTCAGAGTGCCCGTTCTGCCATAGATTGTTCTGTGCGGTGTGTTATGTGCCTTGGCATTCAGGGGTGGATTGCGAAGAGTTCCAGAGATTGAACGAGGATGAGAGAGGGAGGGATGATCTCATGTTGAGGGAGCTTGTTAAGGAGAAGAAATGGAGGAGGTGTCCCCATTGCCAATATTTTGTGGAAAGGACTGAAGGTTGTTTACATATGACTTGCAGGTCAGTTTTGATCTTGACTATCATGTCGTTTTTTATATTTACAATCGGATTTGATGTCTATGAGATCAAGATAAAATAccaattagtttatttttagcaTAGACCACTTTCAAAACTTTTTCTATTTGATAACAAGACTAGGATAACAAGACCAGTTGAACCaacttttttctatttgataACAAGACCAGTTGAACAAGCTAAAACTAGGATTGTCATGTAATTTTTACATAATTACACATTAAGTATTTGCTTAGAATGACCTTATATATATTAGTGATGTT contains:
- the LOC126727483 gene encoding E3 ubiquitin-protein ligase RSL1-like, with product MAQESASFDLVQVDDSYFSLVFDEKEDPILPVSDEKYAEELQFQEALMGSVITSKLANNGALTLLPSMSTPTPTIQAIFPTPEPELAKEAGESSHSFCEICVERKDSDQMFKTESCVHSFCSDCIGKHVATKIQESITTVTCPGLDCKGVIELDACRAVLPKDVLDKWDEVLCEALFGSQRFYCPFKDCSAMLLNDNEEGEAIRESECPFCHRLFCAVCYVPWHSGVDCEEFQRLNEDERGRDDLMLRELVKEKKWRRCPHCQYFVERTEGCLHMTCRCTSQFCYGCGAEWTSDHGGCQRD